From Medicago truncatula cultivar Jemalong A17 chromosome 7, MtrunA17r5.0-ANR, whole genome shotgun sequence, a single genomic window includes:
- the LOC25498274 gene encoding dolichol-phosphate mannose synthase subunit 3 — protein MKHIVKILSLVIAITALWIGLLQTSTIPQSHTWLLPIYFVVSLGCYGLLMVGVGLMNFPTCPQEALLLQKDIVEAKEYLKQRGVDVSTS, from the exons ATGAAGCATATTGTAAAGATATTGTCGCTGGTAATTGCCATCACTGCTTTATGGATTGGCCTTCTACAAACTTCTACCATTCCTCAAAGTCATACTTGGTTG CTACCAATCTATTTTGTTGTGTCTTTAGGATGTTACGGTCTATTAATGGTTGGAGTTGGTCTGATGAATTTTCCTACTTGTCCTCAAGAAGCCCTGTTGTTGCAAAAG GATATTGTTGAGGCCAAGGAATATTTGAAGCAAAGGGGAGTTGATGTCAGTACCAGCTGA
- the LOC25498277 gene encoding F-box/kelch-repeat protein At3g23880, whose product MNSNGDPTSMLLVLLNEILSEILSRLPFKTLMQMKCVCKSLKTLISDPAFAKVRLQKSLCDASLTLIPNWSTMPDQDLNLNCSIVPFPVTGLVEDEEITIDDDPYYLISDKDCCQMVGSCNGLICYSSVAKNRNWLRFWNPATHSLSEKLFLLSHGRHTKFTFGYDISTKTYKVVAYSEYNVKILTLGDNVWRNIRSFPVVPFHVVPPNGNCHPFVNNGVYVSGTINWLAIRNTTEYQWTDILVEQFVIVSLDLATETYQQLLPPEGFVEVPTVEPSVTVLMDCLCFSHSFQGYFVLWKMMEFGVQDSWTQFLKISF is encoded by the coding sequence ATGAATTCAAACGGCGATCCAACTTCCATGCTGCTAGTCCTCTTGAACGAAATCCTATCAGAAATCCTATCACGCCTTCCTTTCAAAACTCTGATGCAAATGAAATGTGTCTGCAAATCATTGAAAACCCTAATCTCTGATCCCGCCTTCGCCAAAGTGCGTCTTCAGAAATCATTATGTGACGCCAGCCTCACACTTATCCCTAACTGGTCCACCATGCCTGACCAGGACTTGAATTTGAATTGCAGTATCGTACCATTTCCCGTTACCGGTTTAGTAGAAGACGAGGAAATCACCATTGACGACGATCCTTACTATCTAATCAGTGATAAGGATTGTTGTCAGATGGTTGGTTCATGTAATGGCTTGATATGTTATTCTTCTGTTGCCAAAAATAGAAACTGGCTCCGTTTTTGGAATCCGGCCACTCATTCGTTATCTGAAAAACTATTCTTGTTGAGCCATGGTCGACACACCAAATTCACATTTGGTTATGATATTTCAACTAAAACTTATAAGGTGGTGGCCTACTCTGAATACAATGTGAAAATTCTCACCTTGGGTGATAATGTATGGAGGAATATACGAAGTTTTCCTGTTGTTCCTTTTCATGTTGTGCCTCCTAATGGCAATTGTCATCCATTTGTGAATAATGGTGTTTATGTGAGCGGCACTATTAACTGGTTGGCTATTCGAAACACGACTGAGTATCAATGGACTGATATTTTAGTCGAGCAATTTGTAATTGTCTCGCTTGATCTGGCTACGGAGACATATCAACAGCTGTTGCCACCTGAGGGGTTTGTTGAAGTACCAACTGTTGAGCCGTCTGTTACTGTATTGATGGACTGTCTATGTTTTTCTCACAGTTTTCAGggttattttgttttatggAAGATGATGGAATTTGGAGTTCAAGATTCTTGGACTCAATTCCTCAAAATCAGTTTTTAG
- the LOC25498278 gene encoding eukaryotic translation initiation factor 3 subunit B: MPFSIKLWIFIQLLWRPRPPSFLTPEKEEEIAKNLKKYSKKYEAEIKDVSLQQSEQEREKRRILKEDWEKWVNEWKLMHEEEKLESQNLRDREASDKEEEYEAKDIEVEEEVVEVNKEILHFEYERECGSEVCNLLDWSLW, encoded by the coding sequence atgcccTTCAGCATCAAGTTATGGATATTCATACAGCTCTTATGGAGACCAAGGCCACCATCTTTCTTGACTCCCgagaaagaggaagaaattGCAAAGAACTTGAAAAAGTATAGTAAGAAATATGAAGCAGAGATTAAAGATGTTTCGTTGCAGCAGAGTGAGCAGGAGCGTGAGAAGCGTAGGATCTTGAAAGAAGATTGGGAGAAGTGGGTCAACGAATGGAAGCTGATGCATGAAGAAGAGAAGTTAGAGAGTCAAAATCTGAGGGACAGAGAAGCTAGTGACAAGGAAGAGGAATATGAGGCAAAGGACATTGAAGTCGAGGAGGAAGTAGTCGAAGTTAACAAAGAAATCCTTCACTTTGAGTATGAGCGAGAGTGCGGTAGTGAAGTATGTAACTTACTGGACTGGAGTTTGTGGTAG